From the Nonlabens marinus S1-08 genome, one window contains:
- a CDS encoding saccharopine dehydrogenase family protein, whose translation MRHILIIGAGKSTGVLVDYLLNKSEEEKLQLTIADKEIAPALRLCDGRPNAKAITLDVFNKADRVEQLKKADIVISMLPARFHIEVARDCVSLGKNLVTASYVSPEMQELDTQVKEKQLVFMNEIGVDPGVDHMSAMQIIDRIREDGGKVILFESFTGGLVAPENDDNLWNYKFTWNPRNVVTAGQGGAAKFIQEGKFKYIPYHRLFRRTEFLDVEGYGRFEALANRDSLKYMEVYGLENVLTLYRGTMRRVGFSKAWNMFVQLGMTDDTYQMDDSEHMSYREFVNSFLPYSPTDSVELKMRLELRIDQDDIMWNKLLELDLFNDEKKIGIKNATPAQALQKILEDKWTLEPGEKDMIVMYHKFGYDVNGEKKQIDSTMVCLGDGDKQTAMAKTVGLPVGMAALRILNGEIKTYGVQIPIMKEVYQPILEELETYGIRFRESETKYLGYNALHR comes from the coding sequence ATGCGACACATACTGATTATAGGTGCTGGGAAATCTACAGGAGTATTAGTAGACTACCTTCTAAACAAATCAGAAGAAGAGAAATTACAACTTACCATTGCCGACAAAGAAATCGCTCCAGCATTGAGGCTTTGTGATGGACGTCCTAACGCAAAGGCGATTACTTTAGATGTCTTTAATAAAGCGGATAGAGTGGAGCAACTTAAAAAAGCGGATATCGTAATTTCAATGTTGCCCGCAAGATTTCATATTGAAGTTGCTAGAGACTGTGTTTCTTTAGGAAAAAACCTAGTGACCGCAAGTTATGTAAGTCCTGAGATGCAAGAGCTAGATACCCAGGTAAAAGAAAAGCAACTTGTTTTTATGAACGAGATAGGCGTGGATCCAGGAGTGGATCACATGAGCGCCATGCAAATCATTGACCGTATAAGGGAGGACGGTGGTAAAGTCATTCTTTTTGAATCCTTTACTGGTGGGCTTGTAGCTCCTGAAAATGATGACAACTTATGGAATTATAAATTTACATGGAATCCTAGAAATGTGGTGACCGCCGGCCAAGGTGGTGCAGCAAAGTTTATACAAGAAGGAAAATTTAAATACATCCCTTATCACCGTTTGTTCCGTAGGACAGAATTTTTAGATGTGGAAGGGTATGGCAGGTTTGAAGCGCTGGCAAATAGAGACAGCCTCAAATACATGGAAGTTTATGGTCTAGAAAATGTCCTGACACTATATCGTGGTACGATGCGAAGGGTAGGCTTTAGTAAAGCCTGGAATATGTTTGTCCAACTGGGAATGACAGATGACACCTACCAGATGGACGATTCTGAACACATGAGTTATAGAGAGTTTGTTAATAGCTTTCTTCCCTACTCGCCTACGGATAGTGTAGAGCTGAAAATGCGTCTGGAGTTAAGAATTGATCAAGATGACATCATGTGGAACAAACTTCTGGAACTGGATTTATTTAACGATGAGAAAAAGATCGGGATTAAAAATGCTACTCCAGCACAGGCACTTCAAAAGATTCTCGAAGATAAATGGACTTTAGAGCCTGGTGAAAAGGACATGATAGTGATGTACCATAAATTTGGGTACGATGTCAACGGAGAGAAAAAACAAATAGACAGCACCATGGTCTGTCTAGGCGACGGTGACAAGCAAACCGCAATGGCCAAAACCGTAGGGTTGCCAGTAGGAATGGCTGCACTGCGCATTCTAAATGGGGAAATAAAAACCTATGGGGTACAAATTCCTATTATGAAGGAAGTATACCAACCTATTCTAGAAGAGCTGGAGACTTATGGTATTCGCTTTCGCGAAAGCGAAACAAAATATCTAGGCTACAACGCGCTGCACCGCTAG